TGATGATGGCTTTCTGGTAGAGAGTCTACGGCAGGGGGTCACCAAGTCCGGTCCTCCAGGGCCCCTATCTAGCCTGattcaacacacctgattcaaatcatCAGGCTTTTCTAGAGCTTGCcgctcatttgaatcaggtgtgttgaagTAGGGCTGCACCTAAAACAGGCTGGAAAGGAGCTCTTGAGGACCAGACTTGGTGACCCTTGCTCTCCAGGATGGTACTTCTCCAACTTGCTCACCTAAAATTGACTCAGCTTGCATCCGATGCCGGTGGGAAACCTCTCGGACCGACCTGGGTGAGTATATTACATAAGCGGGAGCAGGGCAGGTAAAGGATCAGGACGCAGCGGTGTGGTGACCTGATCCCATTAGAGGTTTAATTTCATGAGCTTTCTTTAGTCTCGCTCCAAGACCTAAGAGGGTTAAGAGCGTTCACCATCGCTCATGTGCGGCCAATCCGGCATCCGCCATGGAGTTCTAACTTCTTTAGCATTTTCTTCCAGAAAGAGACTCGATCATCGAGCCCCGGTCCGGCAGTTTGACACGCGGCTAGTCGCTGTGAATGCAGACCCCGTGAAATCATCAAGCTCAACCGGCGCAGACGAGAAACTCTTTCGGACAAAGACTCTCCTTGTTGTTGTCACTGCttttggacggacggacgatggGCAATCACGGCTCCAACCTGGACGACATCCTGGCCGAGGACATGCACCACTGGTACAACAAATTCATGCGGGATTCACCGTCGGGTCTCATCACGCTGTTCGAGCTGAAGACTATCCTGGGCCTGAAGGGTATGACTGAGAAGGCCAACAGCTACGTGGACCAGGTCTTCTTCACCTTCGACATGGATGGGGTGAGCCGATCCCGTTTGAACTTGGCCACATCCAGTCTGGCCGTGTATTAAGTGGCAAAGGCGATGAAGAAGCAGGATGGCGGTGGCGGTGGTCGACACTTGTGTCACACTTTTTCTCCGTGCAGGATGGCTACATCGACTTTGTGGAATACATTGCTGCCATTAGTCTGATGCTGAAGGGGGAAATCAACCAGAAGCTCAAGTGGTACTTCAAACTCTTTGACCAGGACGGCAATGGAAAAATCGACAAGGAGGAGTTGGAGACTATCTTCTCGGTAATTAGATGAGATGAGCGAGTCCTTTATTAGTCCCACGCGGAGAAAGTCCCAGTTGCAGTGCGAGAACTGAACTCTTGATGTGGATTTACTTGCCATCTTCTTCCTTTGGTTCTTTCTTTGCAGAGTCATGCAAGCAGGAATCAATCTGctggaaaaaacaaacacactgagGCCTACTTGTGAAcaacaaaacattatttttatttcagaccaaACTTCAAACTGGGAGATATGTGTTTTTTTGTCCAACAGACTGGACTGATTCCGATTTGGTGTTAAAATAGCAAAATGTCGTGACTGCGTCAATATTTTACCTTGACTGTCCTTTAACTAGGAAAACCTCACAGCTTGTGCCGTTTGCCGGACGCTGTCCAAAGAAATACATTCTGTTTATTTTAGGGGTGGGGAATTCAAGAGTAGCCTATGCAAGAACTTGACTTCCTGACTCATGCATTCCAATCTTTGTGAAGGCTAGCGGATTAAGTGGGAAGTCTGACCTATGCTAATCTGCGGAATCAGATCAACGCACCAGAAACAGGGACCACTGAACCTGACCTAATTTTGTCGCTTGGGAGTTAACCTATACATTTGTACAAGAACCAAAAAGATTGTAGATGAGCAGAAAAACATTTGATGTTAATGAAAAACTTTGGACTGACAGCGTGTTGCAACCAGAAAACTGAACTGTGATGGCTACCATTAACTACTATGTCTCCCCCTACAGGCCATCCAGGACATAACCCGAAACAGAGAAATTGACCCCGAGGAGATTGTCACGCTCATATTTGAAAGAATTGACGTGAAGGGGGAAGGTAAAGCACgctagaaaaaagaaagaaaaatatcctTGATGTTTGTTAGGCTACGATGCTCAGAAAATACTAAGCTAATGCATTCACGCAGGTGAGTTGACCCTGGAGGAGTTCATCGAGGGTGCCAAAGACCACGAAGACATCATGGATATGCTGAAGAACCTGATGGACTTGACGCCCGTGTTGATGATCATCGTGGAGGGCATAAGGCCATGAGGGGCAAAGCTGACCgataaaacaaagacaaaaactGTGGGGAAAAGTTGCTTGACGCACCCCCTCCCCGGAGACATGTCTGCGATGGACCGACCGTCGTCTCTGGGGATCAGGTGGACAGAAAAACTCGCTCCCGACACCTCGATTCCTCGACATTTGCGTTGAAGTCGCTCCTTCCCAGTTGAAGTTTACGGTAAAATCAGAAGGGAAGAGACTGAAACATTGAACTCCAAAATGTCCAACAACACCGCAGAATATCATTGTCTCCTAGCAATGAAAATGAACTATTGTGCCTAACACTACCATAGAAGCTCTCTTTATTACATGAACATAGTTGAGGTCAACAATAATGCATCAAAGCGTCATTCATTAGCTGATTTCTGCTGACGGGTGGCTAAGCGTTTTATCTTGCTCTTCAAGTATCTTTAGTGACACCCTCGTGCAATGCATGTTGGGAGTCTGCTCTGGCTCAGCCACATTTTGCTGTGATCTTCTTAAAAGAAGCTTAATCCCACTGACTTGTAATGGAGATCATTCGAAGCTCCATCCAACAAGGCTCCTTCCTGTCTGTTTTGAATCATTTTTAGGAAACCCAAGCAACAGTACTGCTCACTTGTTGTGTAAATGCTGTATGCACATTTTCTAGTTTTTCAAATAAAAGCCTTACTCGTGTGTGTGGTCATTTTTTAGCCTTTCTATACAGTCATAGTTTTCAAATTAAAGCCCGACTATGCAGTCATTTTTAGAACCTTACTTGACATGAGTTTGGGTTACGAGAGAAGAGTTTTAGTCGTGCTGAGCTGGCGTGACCGTACACAGCATGTGGCCCCTTACGTGAGTCAAGAGAACAATGCGTATCTGCGACTGAAAGCGGGGCATGTTCTGGAAGTGTGGTTCCGGCCCATTCCGAGGGGTCTGGAGCCCCGCCGCGGCTGCTCCTGCCTTCCTTATGTAACACAATCTCCTGTCATGGAAGAAACAATGTGGGGTCACTATGGTGTGGTCGGTTCTACATAAAGCAATATATCCCATAgcacagtggtccccaaccgttTTAGCACCACAGACAGGATTActatcagacaatattttcacagaCCGGTGTTTGACGTCACGATTTTTGTGAAGAAAACTTCTAAAAACAATTCTAGAAAATTGAAAGTCAAAAGtatcaataaatcaaataatcacaGGCTGCACATTGTTTCTGTATGTTTTCTTGGCAAAAATTGTCTGAGTTTGAACGAAAATTCCATTTCCGCAAAACAGACCAACCACAA
The nucleotide sequence above comes from Syngnathus scovelli strain Florida chromosome 15, RoL_Ssco_1.2, whole genome shotgun sequence. Encoded proteins:
- the LOC125982539 gene encoding guanylyl cyclase-activating protein 1; the encoded protein is MGNHGSNLDDILAEDMHHWYNKFMRDSPSGLITLFELKTILGLKGMTEKANSYVDQVFFTFDMDGDGYIDFVEYIAAISLMLKGEINQKLKWYFKLFDQDGNGKIDKEELETIFSAIQDITRNREIDPEEIVTLIFERIDVKGEGELTLEEFIEGAKDHEDIMDMLKNLMDLTPVLMIIVEGIRP